A region of the Silene latifolia isolate original U9 population chromosome 9, ASM4854445v1, whole genome shotgun sequence genome:
GGAATAACACCCTCATGAAGAGTAGCCAACTTAACAAGTATTTCCCTTGGATTGAAAGGTTACCAACTTAATCAAACAACAAGTATTATGCCATACACTATCAACAAATTATCCAGGTTTCAAGTTTGAAATACTAGACATAGTCAACCAACTTAATCAACCTTTTCAAAGTGCAAAACCACTATTGACATGAAAATGTTAAACTGATGCCGAATCCCTTTGAAGTGAGGCTTGATTAAAAAAAACTGATCCAATATTCTTCATCATCAACCATCTTGAAAAATCGCCTGGAGATTTAAAAAAGAATGACATGAGCTTGAATTATTTTAATCATTATCAAGTAGAAATACCATGTGTATGAAGCAACTTATGGATGTGTAAGAAGGTGTATCTAGAAACTTTAAGACGAAAGTGTTTCTAGTGACTGACTAAAGTGTTTGTAGCCAACtgaaggagtgtatctagtaGTTCAAAAAAGGGTATGTAGCCAACtgaaggagtgtatctagtaGTTCAAAAAAGTGTATGTAGCCACCTAAAGGAGTTTATCAAGTAGTTCAAACAAGTGTATCTAGTTGCCCAGGGATGTGTATATATCTAGCTGCCCAAGcatgtgtatctagtaacttcTAAGATgacaaatcaaacaaataaaaatagaaaTTACTTGTCACTTTTTAGAAAAAGGTGTACCTGAGAAGTGTTTTTCTCCCATTTTATCAGTCGCAACATAATTTCTTGTCGATAAGCAATCAAgtcctacaaaacaaaaatggtAGAAATTTAAGATAAAAAATGGCAgaaatttaagataaaatggcagAAATTTAAGATAAAAATATATGAATTATCAAGTTTATTAAACTCACTTTGTAGTGTTTCTTGTCCATCCATAAATCTATATTGAACATTGCACCTTCCAGAAACTTCATGACATATACTCCGCAGTCAAAACTATTCAAACAACGTATGATGTTGAAAATGATATTGAAATAATTAGCATTATGCAATAAAAAACGAAATATAAAACAAACTAACGTGTTTGCTTGCTGAGGTACATCCTTGATTTCAGTAGGAAACAAGCTGATGGCCTTGAGCCGCTTATAACCATTGCTGCTGGGTATCTGATTTGCAACATTGACTATCTGTGAACGACAAATAATCAGCAAAATATGAATGAATATCTTAGATTGTGACTTTTAAACTGAATTGAAATAAACAATGGCGACCATACAATATCCTCCACATAAGTATTATATTCCACCACGGCTTTCTTATCATTTTTCCTATATGTCTTGAGAGAGTCCAAAATATAGTTCTTCTCCGTCTTGAGGTCagacacacaagctaaccaatgGTTATTATGTTTGCCAATTGTGAAAAAAACCTACATAAAAGCAAAATAATTTAAATAGGTAAGTAACTACGATATGCATGGTAATTAGTATATGCATATACCACTACAGTTTGGACGTTAGTAAATTTACCTTCTCAATAGTTGCTCCATCTTTTGGCTTGTAGTGCATCTTAAGATGAGGGCACCAAACAAAGTTTACCTCATTAACCTTTAATTGTGGCTTAGCATACtaaaaatttaagaaaataagttAGTAAACTATACTGACAAATATATGACATCTGCTTTTTCAATTTGAACATAGTTCAGATGGCATATAGTTTCCTCACAAAAATGAAGTAAATATGAAAAAGTAAAACATAAATTCAAAATGTATTGCTTAGATACCTACCTTCACTGTTGAAGGCAAGTACAGAATATCTGGTCGATTATATGTACACATCACACCAAACATGTCAATCACCTACAAATGTAATAGTGTTACAAATATTTGATCATATTGGAATATAAGATATAAATGAAAAATGTTTATATACTCACCGTATCCCTTATCCAATGACGATTTTGCAAACTTTTCATTGCGTTTCGGCAGACATTCATCCATTCTGTGGCCACAATAATCTCATCCAAATACCTACAAACTAATACAATTAGCACAACTTCTAAGACCACAAATCAAACAAATATATAGATCATGAAGTTTAGAAATTACTTGTCATCCTTGCGGGTATTGATTACCCGCCCCAATATTTCTATGTCTAACAATTGACGTTGCCGGGTATCCTTGGTGGCGCCTCTGGTTTTCTTTCTCGGATTTTGGAAGTCTTGATTACCAGCAAAAGACAACATTTCGTAGCATGCCCTTGTACCAAAAACCTTAACTTGGTTGTTCTACAAACAAGGAAAAGGAAGGTTAATTTACGCTTACCCTATACATAGCAGTAAATAAATAAGGAAATTGAATGTAAAGCAGCTTACATCTTGGAGTCCCAAAACACAAGTCCTTCTTTCTCCTTTGTATTTCTCTAACAACCGCATGAGGTAAATTCCTGTATCACTTCCATTACCAAGATTTGATCTCAGAATAATATCCTATGGCTTCATGTCATGGACATCTACTATAGACGGCATTTTATTGACCAAGCATCTAATAACAAACTCTTTCTGCGTATGACATATATAAATTCAATCGGTTCTCAAAATGCATATAATATTAATATAGTAGAATAGCATCAAAATACGAGTAGGTTGAAATGCGCATACCGTAGACTCAATACTTGGTGCGTAATTTACGGTTTCTGGCCTCATCAAATGCAGGATTTCCAACTTCTTTGTTAGGAAGTTGAAACACATTGCAAATGGCGTCTCAGAAATTATTGGTACAAAGATCTGCAATTGTATAatatttgttcttaaaaaatatcTATATCACAAAACCATACTGAAAAGTTAAACATGTAAATACTTACCAAAGCTGCCCCCATAAAATTGTCATCTATTTGAGAACTTAGTTCAGCAGATTGTGGGAGATACAACCTAGAAGGTGAAGTATGTGCTCTAATTGTTTCACATTTGTTCAACACGCAACACCAGGCATGTATCACTTGTTTAGGCACTATAGCACCTGATACTAGCGTCTTCAAATCTGCCAGAGTAACTGAAATGTCTGTACCAATTTTGAATAGGATCTAACTGCATACATAATGGTCCAGTCACAATGAAATGAGAAAAGAAAATGAGAAAAGTAATGACTGGATCTACCTAACTATAAATATGAATCGAAGAATTGTTTGGAATGTATCTAGGAATAAATTTGAAGGACTGTACAAACCTTTCATCAGAAAATTCTGAAAATACATAGTCCAATGCTTCTCTCTCATTTTTATTCACCTTGCCGTCAAGTCTGATACTTCTTTGAAGGAAAGGAGATCGAAAAGCTTATGTCTGAACTCTAACCCTCTTAGCCCTTGTCCTTTGTATATGTGTGGGTTCATTTGGGGGCAAAGAATAAAGTGGTACAACTTCAAGTGGCTCCACATTTACATTTATATTTAAAGCATCATCAACAAACTTTTACAAAACATCTTCTTGTGATTCTGAGCTAAGAAGTAGTGGGAATTCAGGTGGGTTCAAAGGATCAGGTGATGGACAGGAAGGAGGTGTAAACACTGGTGGGGAGTGGTGTGTAAACCTTGGTGATCGACGAAATGAGGTTGAAGCTTGTGCtgttttctcaacattcaacggtTCAAACTCCTCCTTTTGTGACTGAGAGTCCACAAGAATAGGAGAAGTTGACTTTGGCAATTTTTCAGACGCAGCCTTGGAATCCACAAGGTTAGCAGATTTTGCTTTCTTCAGAACATTACTCCCAATATTTTCAACTCCAATGTGTAAACCATCATCATGTCCCTTTTTATTAACATCTTCTTGTGATTCtgagcttagtagtttgaatgaaGGTGGTGTAAAAGCTGATGGGGAGTGGTGTGTAAACCTTGGAGAATGACGGAATGAGGTTGAAGCTTGTGTTGTTTTCTCAAAATTTAGCGGTTCAAACAACTCCTTTTGTGACTGAGAGTCCACAAGGATAGGAGAAGTTGACTTTGGCAATTCAGGAGACGGAGCCTTGGAATCCAAAAGGTTAGCAGATTTTGCTTTTTTCGGAACATTACTCTCAATATGTTCATCTCCAATGTGTAAACCATCCTCATGTCCCTTTTTCTCAACATCTTCTTGTGATTCtgagcttagtagtttgaatgaaGGGGACTGGTGTGTAAACCTTGGCGATCGACGGAATGAGGTTGAAGCTTTAGCTATTTTCTCAAAATTCAACGGTTCACACAACTCCTCTTGTGACTGGCAGACCACGATAGGAGATTTTCCTTTCTTCGTAACATTACTCTCCACATTAACCGGCCGTTTTCCCAAAGCAGTTTCTAATTTAACAACAGCTGCCCACAATTCATCCTCAAATTCAAATGACTGACCATTAAGCTTAGACCATGGATTTGATTTCTCACTGTCATGTTCATCTGTATTAGAAACTCCTTCCTTCTCTTTGTCTTTTTCAGTGTCATCAGCGTTGGTGTTTATTGGTTGTGATGAAGGGCAGCATGCACCAAAAGCTTCATCCATTACAGCTAGCTGTTGTAAAAGTTTAGAGTCAGGGTGAATAACTTTAGCTGCTTCCAAATAATTTGTGAACCTTGCATAAGAATCTGCAAGAATAGTTGCAGATTCTGCCAGAACCTTGATAGCATTTATCTGCTTACTGTCCGTCTCACTCGCATTTGGTGAAGCCTTCGGTTCGTCGCCAGACTTCTGTTTTTGCTGATTAGAAGACTCAGACACTGCTGTTGGGACAATGAAACTTATTTTCTTAACTATACCCTTGACAATACGAGGAAGAACAGCTCATGTGCCAAACCCGTCTTGCATCTCATTCTTAAGCCTCTCTGAAATTTCGAGTTTTGTCTAGGTGGCTAGGGTGGGGAAGACGCAAGGAACTGAGAAAAACTTGTAGCACACTCTATCTAAATAACAAAAGACGAAAACCATGATGGGACCTCCAAACCAATCATTCTTCGAAATTCTCCACGAGTCAACGCTTTCAATAAACTGTTTTCTGGTAAACCCACACCAGTTTAACGTTTGAATAGATGAAACATCCCTAGATAT
Encoded here:
- the LOC141598252 gene encoding uncharacterized protein LOC141598252, which encodes MRLLEKYKGERRTCVLGLQDNNQVKVFGTRACYEMLSFAGNQDFQNPRKKTRGATKDTRQRQLLDIEILGRVINTRKDDKYLDEIIVATEWMNVCRNAMKSLQNRHWIRDTVIDMFGVMCTYNRPDILYLPSTVKYAKPQLKVNEVNFVWCPHLKMHYKPKDGATIEKVFFTIGKHNNHWLACVSDLKTEKNYILDSLKTYRKNDKKAVVEYNTYVEDIIVNVANQIPSSNGYKRLKAISLFPTEIKDVPQQANTLVCFIFRFLLHNANYFNIIFNIIRCLNSFDCGVYVMKFLEGAMFNIDLWMDKKHYKDLIAYRQEIMLRLIKWEKNTSQAIFQDG